A single genomic interval of Shewanella psychropiezotolerans harbors:
- the envZ gene encoding two-component system sensor histidine kinase EnvZ codes for MKWLKKLLPRSAFSQTVVLIGSLLLINQLVSYLSVAAYFIQPTYQQINQLIARQVKLLFVDGVDVGREHLTMVDALNAKVPDDGMHIYNQKQAREAGIEQATYYALLSSQMSEHLGGKAEVRIAQGEFFEIWIRPPQAPSVWIKIPLTGFNEYDLSPLTLYLMVIGALSVAGGWWFARQQNRPLRRLQKAAISVSMGEYPEPLPLSGSTEIVEVTNAFNQMSYSMKQLEQDRALLMAGISHDLRTPLTRIRLASEMMVADDEYLKDGIVHDIEDMDAIISQFISYIRQDQESIREQEQINYLIQDVAQAESNREGEIQVVLNECPEIPIQSIAIKRILSNLVENAFRYGNGWVRLSSHFDGRRVGFSVEDDGPGIPESEIPKLFQPFTQGDTARGSVGSGLGLAIIKRIVDRHQGEIVLTNRVAGGLHAQVWLPLE; via the coding sequence ATGAAGTGGCTGAAAAAACTTTTACCCCGTAGTGCATTTAGCCAAACAGTAGTTCTGATTGGCAGTCTCTTGCTGATCAATCAACTGGTTTCCTATCTCTCGGTCGCGGCCTATTTCATCCAGCCCACCTATCAGCAGATCAACCAGTTGATTGCGCGTCAGGTAAAATTACTGTTTGTCGATGGTGTCGATGTGGGTCGCGAACACCTCACTATGGTCGACGCCCTCAATGCTAAGGTTCCCGACGATGGTATGCATATCTATAATCAGAAACAAGCTCGTGAAGCTGGTATAGAACAAGCCACTTATTATGCTCTGCTCTCATCGCAGATGTCGGAACACTTAGGCGGTAAAGCCGAAGTAAGAATCGCTCAAGGTGAGTTTTTTGAGATCTGGATCCGCCCTCCTCAGGCCCCTTCGGTCTGGATCAAGATCCCCCTCACCGGATTCAACGAATACGATCTATCGCCCCTCACCCTCTACCTGATGGTGATTGGCGCCTTGAGTGTCGCTGGCGGTTGGTGGTTTGCCAGACAGCAGAACAGGCCGCTCAGACGACTGCAAAAGGCGGCAATCTCTGTCTCTATGGGTGAATATCCTGAGCCCTTACCCCTGAGCGGCTCAACCGAGATTGTCGAAGTAACTAACGCATTCAACCAGATGTCCTACAGCATGAAACAGTTAGAACAAGATAGAGCGCTGTTGATGGCGGGCATCTCCCATGACCTACGTACCCCTCTGACCCGCATTCGGCTAGCCTCAGAGATGATGGTTGCCGATGATGAATATCTAAAGGATGGTATCGTCCACGACATAGAAGATATGGATGCCATCATCAGTCAGTTCATTTCCTATATCAGACAAGATCAGGAAAGCATTCGTGAGCAGGAACAGATCAATTATCTCATCCAAGATGTCGCCCAGGCCGAATCCAATCGGGAAGGCGAGATCCAAGTGGTACTCAACGAGTGTCCGGAGATCCCGATTCAGAGCATTGCCATTAAACGTATCTTGAGTAATCTGGTAGAAAATGCCTTCCGTTATGGCAATGGCTGGGTCAGGCTAAGCTCTCACTTCGACGGACGGCGTGTAGGATTTAGCGTAGAAGACGATGGCCCGGGTATTCCGGAATCTGAGATCCCTAAGTTATTTCAACCTTTCACTCAAGGCGATACAGCCAGAGGAAGTGTAGGTTCGGGCCTGGGACTGGCCATCATCAAGCGTATCGTCGATCGCCATCAAGGCGAAATTGTACTGACTAACAGAGTCGCCGGCGGTTTACATGCTCAGGTCTGGTTACCCCTCGAATAA
- a CDS encoding peroxiredoxin: MIEQGQVLPTDVMLGELTNEGMVTHNVAELFSGKKVVLFAVPGAFTPTCSESHLPGYVVLADQFQAKGVDIIACVSVNDAFVMKAWGQAQNASELMMLADGDASFTKALGLEMDTAGFGGVRSQRYAMVVENGVVTQLNVEAPKTFEVSKAEAVLAAL; the protein is encoded by the coding sequence ATGATCGAGCAAGGACAAGTGTTACCCACAGACGTTATGTTAGGCGAGTTGACCAATGAAGGCATGGTGACTCATAACGTGGCCGAGCTATTCTCTGGCAAGAAAGTGGTGTTATTTGCCGTTCCGGGTGCATTCACACCCACATGCTCAGAGTCTCATCTGCCGGGCTATGTGGTATTAGCCGATCAGTTTCAGGCTAAGGGCGTCGATATCATCGCCTGTGTTTCTGTCAACGATGCGTTTGTTATGAAAGCATGGGGCCAAGCTCAAAATGCATCTGAGTTGATGATGTTGGCCGATGGTGATGCCAGTTTCACTAAGGCGCTAGGTTTAGAGATGGACACGGCAGGTTTTGGTGGCGTACGTTCGCAACGCTATGCCATGGTTGTCGAAAATGGTGTTGTGACTCAGTTGAATGTCGAAGCGCCTAAGACCTTTGAAGTGAGCAAGGCTGAAGCGGTATTGGCGGCTCTGTAA
- a CDS encoding FUSC family protein — MNYWGNKEATQFALRVSISVIVTWLICLRLNSEATSAAMISIIIILMAGSHGANLIKSFYRAVGTILASAFVLFVSSTALIDAWLFNGFMILWIVTCVGLAAYLQNSVSYVFGMAGMTAAVIGFPLAYSPEIISVFDNVQARCFGILIGIAVSIIVTAVIPYEDDIKRILPIKKATLKFIAKVFSGSTPQKSQQAFSQYLGLISNNKQIPINSLVGSKASLELIKSQRDALFHCVSLAIAAVKIRHMLRAADDTKLEHLIAEIIEEIHGGELDTQLLFDKIKIIVDGKDKIQIEKGIQADIINKHLAVLIENLIWLNSDRIAVESQRFKRQVSRFFTHTDLQDVLRSMLRAALLLSGISFIWIEGQWEHGMNAMLMAGMLCSMNATLPNAKIGNTKVLLAQLIMVAFGFLITFAIAPLLEPKIMFPVMFVYLLITSYQFVVCTSANKSVWRYMLIFWSSYIPLSNIPTLDFGGFLNTAMANVFAVMMILAVYMIIPSRKDTEIVIHSIKRTLKKLKPNSGNSDLSSDLILSAYPVLVRQDHTKVYIDRLISIGECFKLSELDLLTDDNRVLIRQLLSSILENRHNEDKIRQLQRIAETNMQRHNQASDHQAYSAWWQLNIALKRLCVSQSMITEPNEP, encoded by the coding sequence ATGAATTATTGGGGGAATAAAGAGGCGACTCAGTTCGCCTTAAGAGTCTCAATAAGTGTCATTGTCACTTGGTTGATCTGTTTAAGGCTCAACTCAGAAGCCACCAGTGCGGCCATGATCTCAATCATCATAATCTTGATGGCTGGCAGTCATGGTGCCAACCTAATCAAGTCCTTCTACCGTGCTGTCGGTACCATTTTGGCCAGTGCATTCGTCCTTTTCGTCTCTTCGACGGCATTGATAGATGCATGGCTATTCAATGGATTTATGATTCTGTGGATCGTGACTTGTGTAGGGCTAGCCGCGTACCTGCAAAATAGTGTCTCCTATGTTTTTGGCATGGCCGGTATGACAGCGGCAGTGATCGGCTTTCCCCTGGCATATTCACCTGAGATAATCTCAGTGTTTGACAATGTACAGGCCAGGTGTTTTGGTATTCTGATCGGTATAGCCGTTTCAATCATAGTAACTGCAGTGATTCCCTATGAGGATGACATAAAACGCATACTTCCCATAAAGAAGGCCACACTCAAGTTTATTGCCAAGGTATTCTCTGGCTCGACACCTCAAAAGTCACAGCAAGCCTTCTCTCAGTATCTGGGCTTAATAAGCAATAATAAACAAATACCGATTAATAGCTTAGTCGGTAGCAAGGCTTCTCTGGAACTCATAAAATCACAAAGAGATGCGTTATTCCACTGTGTCTCACTCGCCATTGCCGCCGTCAAGATCAGACATATGCTCAGAGCCGCCGATGATACCAAACTCGAGCATTTAATCGCCGAGATCATCGAAGAGATTCATGGAGGTGAACTTGATACTCAGTTGCTGTTCGACAAGATAAAGATAATTGTTGATGGCAAAGACAAAATACAGATTGAGAAAGGTATTCAGGCTGACATTATCAATAAGCATCTCGCGGTACTGATCGAAAATTTAATCTGGCTTAATTCAGACAGGATCGCAGTTGAGTCCCAGCGGTTCAAAAGGCAGGTAAGCCGTTTTTTCACCCATACGGATCTGCAAGATGTGCTTCGTAGCATGCTCAGGGCTGCTCTACTTCTATCTGGTATCTCTTTTATCTGGATTGAAGGACAATGGGAGCACGGCATGAATGCCATGCTGATGGCGGGGATGTTGTGCTCGATGAACGCAACACTGCCTAACGCTAAAATAGGTAATACCAAAGTATTGCTGGCTCAGCTGATCATGGTTGCCTTCGGATTCTTGATCACGTTTGCCATAGCTCCTTTGCTTGAACCCAAAATCATGTTCCCTGTTATGTTCGTCTATCTGCTCATCACCTCCTATCAGTTTGTAGTATGCACCAGCGCTAACAAGTCAGTCTGGAGGTATATGCTTATTTTTTGGTCCAGCTACATACCCTTAAGCAATATCCCGACGCTGGATTTCGGCGGTTTTCTTAACACCGCCATGGCCAATGTATTTGCGGTAATGATGATCTTGGCGGTTTATATGATAATCCCCAGTCGCAAAGATACTGAGATTGTGATCCACTCAATCAAACGAACCCTCAAAAAACTCAAACCTAATAGCGGAAATTCAGACCTATCATCCGACTTGATCCTGTCCGCCTACCCGGTATTGGTACGGCAAGACCACACCAAGGTATACATAGATCGACTTATTTCCATCGGTGAATGTTTTAAGTTGAGCGAACTCGATCTATTAACCGATGACAATCGAGTCCTCATCCGCCAGTTACTCTCTAGCATCTTAGAGAACAGGCATAATGAAGATAAGATAAGACAACTACAGCGAATAGCCGAAACTAATATGCAGCGACATAATCAAGCTAGCGACCACCAAGCGTACAGTGCCTGGTGGCAACTCAACATAGCCTTGAAACGATTATGTGTGAGCCAAAGTATGATAACTGAGCCAAATGAGCCTTGA
- a CDS encoding efflux RND transporter periplasmic adaptor subunit, whose translation MPLTRFVIPLILIITASFMGSSIWNMYMNAPWTRDAKIRAEIIQIAPKVSGQIIAIHVQDNDYVDKGTLIFEIEMTDYDNKIKQAEARLAASQATLNQAKNDYNRDKDLLPNNLVSEKQVTNEQLNVKAQQAVYDQAQIDLEVARLNLTRTKIFAPESGYITNLKQRVGNYINTGQTFVALVEANSYYVLGYFSEAKIKFIQAGQSVDILPYTSEEVISGKVQSIGRAIVDQSADQSGLLPDVQSTIPWVRLGQRVPVKITIDRSILKEHRLIAGTTVTVTVKD comes from the coding sequence ATGCCCCTAACAAGATTTGTGATCCCCTTAATATTAATCATTACTGCAAGCTTTATGGGCAGCAGCATATGGAATATGTACATGAATGCCCCTTGGACGAGAGACGCCAAGATCAGGGCAGAGATAATCCAGATAGCCCCTAAGGTATCGGGACAAATCATCGCGATACATGTGCAGGATAATGATTATGTTGACAAGGGGACCTTAATTTTCGAGATTGAGATGACCGACTATGACAATAAGATCAAGCAAGCTGAAGCCAGATTAGCAGCATCACAGGCGACACTGAATCAAGCGAAGAATGACTACAATCGCGATAAAGACTTACTCCCCAATAATTTAGTCTCTGAAAAACAAGTGACTAATGAGCAGCTTAACGTCAAGGCTCAACAGGCCGTTTATGACCAGGCTCAAATAGATCTCGAAGTCGCTAGGCTGAACCTAACACGCACAAAAATATTCGCCCCAGAGAGTGGCTACATCACCAACCTAAAACAGCGGGTAGGCAACTACATCAACACGGGCCAAACCTTTGTTGCCCTGGTCGAAGCCAACTCTTACTATGTTCTCGGTTACTTTTCTGAAGCCAAGATAAAATTTATACAAGCGGGTCAAAGCGTCGATATTTTGCCTTACACCAGTGAAGAAGTGATTTCAGGTAAGGTTCAGAGTATTGGCAGAGCCATAGTAGACCAGAGTGCCGATCAGTCAGGTCTACTGCCTGATGTGCAATCAACGATTCCTTGGGTCAGATTAGGCCAGAGAGTACCCGTCAAAATCACCATCGACAGATCAATACTCAAAGAACACAGACTCATTGCCGGCACCACAGTTACAGTCACAGTAAAAGACTAG
- a CDS encoding methyl-accepting chemotaxis protein, whose product MKISTLSLSASAILLLLAALLATVVVWSNEQRQIIETQSNELQQLQQMFLVEVRRELDGYLHSGDASQLERAKTQLEQIESSLAQNKDPDVDSLRVLLQEFIQSLDTDYRAAGKLAGNPRQLLAFAEAEMLDNNRQLADYTYIGQGENDSLSDEYLRLTRQLPPLVYQLSQLTQDYLIGKDLRLQAILQSTIDELNLWHDQLDSLPLFGIFDTLEVDEFALGGADEEVVEIGENYRSELLSLSNRYNREISNTYNLLQDNQQIQEQLRSSIAEVELAMFTLSATQAEQNQRLKQELQFALYAVVSLLALFAVIYLMLQQSRVVSPLKRLNHAFQTLSESNSRERLEINRRCETGQIAGHFNQLLQRFEDEDESQRQQMSLVSQSLSRLVQRISLITHSADETQNVVSQAQTQTDEIRNLAHEVSTTSALVESSAEQTMLQMETSQTEAEAMLQATEETQIAVIQSHQSLSSLTTSVEDVSKIIDVIGNIAEQTNLLALNAAIEAARAGEQGRGFAVVAGEVRNLSHRTQDSLKEIMTILNQLNQANSELEVSMTGIEQATQRQRERAQGLSTVALSVQAQASEMAMTAKQGSINAQQQVNYLDEFVHAMSLLKIQAQSASKQSQVIGGEVQQSVQDIEANLGISAPKTGLAQAA is encoded by the coding sequence ATGAAAATATCCACCCTATCACTTTCAGCTTCTGCCATCTTACTCTTACTTGCTGCTCTGCTAGCCACAGTGGTGGTTTGGAGTAATGAGCAACGCCAAATTATTGAAACACAATCAAATGAACTGCAACAGTTACAACAGATGTTTTTAGTTGAAGTGAGACGAGAGCTTGACGGCTACTTACATAGTGGGGATGCCAGCCAATTAGAACGCGCCAAAACTCAACTGGAGCAGATAGAATCATCGTTAGCACAAAATAAGGATCCAGATGTGGATTCCCTTAGAGTGTTACTACAAGAGTTTATTCAAAGTCTGGACACTGACTATCGAGCTGCAGGTAAACTTGCTGGTAACCCGAGACAACTTCTGGCTTTTGCAGAAGCTGAGATGCTGGACAACAATCGCCAGCTGGCCGACTATACCTATATTGGTCAGGGAGAGAATGACTCGCTCTCTGATGAATATCTGCGCTTGACTCGCCAGCTGCCTCCTCTGGTTTATCAACTTTCACAATTGACTCAAGACTATCTCATCGGCAAAGATCTTCGACTACAAGCCATTCTGCAAAGCACAATCGATGAACTTAATCTTTGGCATGACCAGCTAGACTCGCTGCCATTGTTCGGCATCTTCGACACCTTGGAGGTCGATGAGTTTGCCTTAGGCGGTGCCGATGAGGAAGTGGTCGAAATCGGTGAGAACTATAGATCTGAGTTACTGAGCCTGAGTAACAGATACAATAGAGAGATCAGCAACACCTATAACCTGCTGCAGGATAACCAGCAAATTCAGGAGCAACTCAGGAGCTCTATCGCCGAAGTAGAGCTGGCTATGTTCACTCTTAGCGCCACTCAAGCGGAGCAAAATCAAAGGCTGAAGCAGGAACTGCAATTCGCTCTCTATGCCGTCGTTTCACTATTGGCCCTGTTCGCTGTCATCTACTTAATGTTGCAACAGAGCCGAGTTGTATCCCCCTTGAAACGCCTTAACCACGCCTTCCAAACACTTAGCGAGTCCAATAGCCGTGAACGACTCGAGATCAATAGACGATGTGAGACGGGGCAGATAGCAGGCCACTTCAATCAACTGCTACAAAGATTCGAAGATGAAGATGAATCCCAGCGTCAACAGATGTCACTGGTATCTCAATCCCTATCCAGGTTAGTCCAACGGATCTCTCTGATAACCCATAGCGCAGATGAGACCCAGAACGTGGTTAGTCAGGCACAAACTCAGACCGATGAGATACGCAACCTGGCACATGAGGTAAGCACCACATCAGCCCTAGTGGAGAGTAGCGCCGAACAAACCATGTTACAGATGGAAACCAGTCAGACAGAGGCCGAAGCTATGCTGCAGGCAACCGAAGAAACACAAATAGCCGTAATTCAATCCCATCAATCATTGTCTAGTCTGACCACATCTGTGGAAGATGTGTCCAAGATCATCGACGTGATAGGTAATATCGCCGAGCAAACTAACTTGCTCGCGCTCAATGCCGCCATCGAAGCCGCAAGAGCCGGAGAACAAGGCCGAGGATTTGCTGTGGTCGCCGGTGAGGTCAGGAATCTTTCCCATAGGACTCAGGACTCATTGAAAGAGATCATGACGATTCTAAATCAACTCAATCAGGCCAATAGCGAACTCGAGGTCAGTATGACTGGCATAGAGCAGGCCACACAAAGGCAGAGGGAACGAGCTCAAGGCTTATCCACTGTAGCTTTATCTGTGCAGGCTCAGGCGAGCGAGATGGCGATGACGGCAAAGCAAGGCTCCATCAATGCGCAACAGCAGGTCAATTATCTGGATGAATTTGTACACGCCATGAGCTTACTCAAAATTCAAGCCCAGTCAGCGTCGAAGCAGAGCCAAGTGATTGGCGGTGAAGTGCAACAGAGCGTGCAAGATATCGAGGCTAATTTAGGGATCTCAGCCCCTAAAACAGGACTAGCACAAGCCGCATAG